The Colletes latitarsis isolate SP2378_abdomen chromosome 14, iyColLati1, whole genome shotgun sequence genome has a segment encoding these proteins:
- the LOC143349808 gene encoding piggyBac transposable element-derived protein 4 isoform X1 — translation MPSKRKTSNIIEDSNYDSDDSEVIIFKRRRINVIDDSVSDNNIPNTGDISKYIMVTENEYIDQGNLFQFIEMSGPRCRLSNRAKPIEYFNLFFTNSLWAMMVEETNKYAEEILSKSTRTDNSRMVNWYPVTILELKAFVAVLLEMGITNRPTIYSYWTESSRAIPWFKKMFSRNRFQNILRWFHIVDNKKCFPPGHEKYDPCAKFNPIVEHANRIFQTYYTLHKMLSIDESLVGTLYHSSITQYLPNKKHHKWGIKFWMLCDAISKYCVAFYCYKGAQSKNSQNGLGYDVVTKLLQDADCLDKGYHVYVDNYFTSTALAKFLHSKNTYITGTIRRNRKDIPKEAKELKVGETKYFRNVEVLLCAHREKKSSKNPVLLISTEALAANVTLIQNRYGRERQKTKPYNNYMGGVDESDKMLYTYLDERRTVKYWKKVTFNIFTRMVLNSYLLYKETVGREAMSRLQYISNIISEIEHEWLGTRENELNIKGKKVYGLEKLPGRNLRRCVVCSTKNSTIKRSRLICVECKKGLHALCFDKHICAF, via the coding sequence ATGCCTTCTAAACGTAAGACGagcaatataatagaggattcGAATTACGATAGCGATGATAGTgaagttattatttttaaaagaagAAGGATTAATGTTATCGACGATTCTGTTTCTGACAATAATATTCCTAATACTGGAGACATTTCAAAATATATCATGGTTACGGAAAATGAATACATTGACCAAGGCAATTTATTTCAATTCATTGAAATGTCGGGACCGCGATGCCGTTTATCTAATAGAGCCAAACCGATTGAATATTTTAATCTTTTTTTCACAAATTCTCTTTGGGCAATGATGGTTGAGGAAACAAACAAATATGCAGAAGAAATATTATCAAAATCCACAAGAACTGATAACTCTAGAATGGTAAATTGGTATCCTGTCACTATCCTGGAACTGAAGGCATTTGTAGCCGTACTATTGGAAATGGGGATAACAAATAGACcaacaatatattcatattggaCTGAAAGTTCTAGAGCAATTCCTTGGTTTAAGAAGATGTTCTCAAGGAAcagatttcaaaatattttaagaTGGTTTCATATCGTtgataataaaaaatgttttccACCGGGGCACGAAAAATATGATCCATGTGCTAAATTCAATCCGATTGTTGAGCACGCCAATCGGATCTTTCAAACATATTACACTCTACACAAAATGTTATCTATCGATGAGTCTTTAGTGGGAACACTGTATCACTCCAGTATTACACAATATTTACCCAACAAGAAGCATCATAAATGGGGTATTAAGTTTTGGATGTTATGTGATGCAATATCAAAATATTGTGTAGcattttattgttataaaggtGCACAATCAAAGAATTCGCAAAATGGGCTTGGTTATGACGTTGTAACAAAATTATTGCAAGATGCTGATTGTTTAGATAAAGGATATCACGTATATGTTGACAATTATTTTACAAGCACTGCGTTAGCCAAATTTTTACATTCAAAAAATACTTACATAACGGGAACAATCAGGAGAAATAGGAAAGATATCCCCAAGGAAGCTAAGGAATTAAAAGTTGGAGAAACGAAATATTTTCGCAATGTCGAGGTACTTCTATGTGCACATCGTGAAAAAAAGAGTTCAAAGAACCCCGTTTTGTTAATTTCTACAGAGGCATTGGCAGCGAATGTAACATTAATTCAAAATCGCTATGGAAGAGAAAGACAAAAAACAAAACCATATAATAATTATATGGGTGGTGTAGACGAATCGGACAAAATGTTATATACCTATCTGGACGAACGTCGTACAGTGAAGTATTGGAAAAAAGTGACCTTCAATATATTTACAAGAATGGTATTAAATTCGTATTTGTTGTACAAGGAAACTGTGGGAAGAGAAGCAATGTCACGACTTCAATATATATCGAATATTATTTCGGAAATAGAACATGAATGGTTAGGAACAAGGGAAAATGAATTAAACATAAAGGGGAAAAAGGTATACGGACTAGAAAAACTACCAGGACGCAACTTGAGGCGTTGCGTAGTTTGCAGTACAAAAAACAGTACTATAAAAAGGTCTAGACTAATTTGTGTAGAATGTAAAAAAGGTTTGCATGCATTATGCTTTGACAAGCATATTTGtgcattttaa